The stretch of DNA taaaatttaaaactagAATTATTATGCAGACAAAGTTTTTAACCCTGAGAAGTGAAGTAACTtacctaggacatggaaacatgaTAGAGAAAAGCCTAGCTTTCCTTGACCAgactgttagttcagttcagtttagtcgctcagtcatgtccgactctttgtgaccccatggactgcagcatgccaggcttccctgtccatcaccaactcctggagcttgctcaaactcatgtccatcaggtcggtgatgccatccaaccatctcatcctctgtcatccccttctccctccttcagtctttccagcatcaggtcttttcacatgagtcagttctttgcatcaggtggctaaagtattggagtttcagcttcagcatcagtccttccaatgaatagtcagaactaatttcctttaggatggactggttggatctccttgctgtccaagggactctcaagagtcttttccaacaccacagctcacaGACTGTTAGTAGAAATATGGATATTAAAGATTTCTGGTGGGGACTCAGAAGGATTAAGGACAATTACAGAGAAATCCTAAATCACTTTAGAGAAAGCCTAAATACCATAAAGAAGCTTAGAAGGAATCTGGACTTGGAGGCCGTTTGGAAATGGATGCATGTAGAATAGATGCAAGTCATAGGGGCCACCAGAGGGTAGATTGTCATAAGCAGAATTTTGGACCACAGGGTCTTAGTCATCTGGTATTAACCTTGTAGTTATTTTACGTTGCAAAAGGGGCTTTGCACATGTAATTACACttgctaatcagctgacttttatttatttattttttttatgatccatGAGTACTTCTTTAATAGAGAAGAAATTAACCATTCATACTTGCATCTACAGAAAGAAATTAACAGTCTTGCAATTCTAGAATCCTTCACAATAAGGAATTCTTAAGTTCTCATAGAGTgaggggggagaaggggagagagaaaatcaTCCAGAACAGTGTTTCCCAAATTTGGGTGTTTTCACAGACATTTTTTGCGGGAGGGGGATGCAGGTTTTCTGCGTAACATTTAAATGTTTGTGTGTTCCTTCTGTGTGTCATCTAAACAATATATGCTTGTCCAGGATTCCCTGGACACCGTCTGACCTAACAGCGTTGCTGTATGATCACCGCACCTACATTTAGACCTCTGATCCCTGTAGCACAAAGTGAAGACCAACCGTGCTTAACTTTTCATGTGGTTTCTCTCGGATTGAGAGACAGAACAGACAGAACCATCGAACATTTCCTGTGAGATCTGTGAGTTGTCAGGGTTCAGGGCAGTGGTTCACAGCAATGACTTTCAAAGCAagaagggatggggtggggtggagatggTGGCCTGGGAAGACACCTGTAATTATTGCAGAGCTCCAATTTGCTTTAGCCGTGTCAACACTTCCCCTCTCTCGTGCATATTTACTAGATCAGTGCATCCACCTATGCACTCTTGACCAATGAAGACCTGAGGTACCGTTCTGGCTCCGGTGAGCTGCTGCAAGTAATCTTGAATCTCACTGGTGTTACCGGCAGCTGTAATACCGACAAATTCCAAAAGCCCTTGTTTGAAGGGCAGTTGGCTGAGAAGCTCCTGAGTCTTTCTGCAGTAGGGGCAGGTGGGCTTGATGAACACGACCACCTTCCCAGGCTGGATCTTGCTGTTGACAAATGCTTGAGCCATGCTGCCTCCCTCCGGGGGGTACACCTCCACTGTCTCAGCTGACTTTTAAATAGAGGGATAATCCAACAGGCCTAATATGGTCACATAAGCCCTTAAGTgcagaaaaggaagacagaaagacGTGAAGCATGAGGGCTTGCAGGTGGAAAGGGCAGTGTGATAAGGAATACAAGTGGCCAAAGAAGTTGAAAGAGGCTTGTGGCTGACAACCAACAAGGAAATGAGGACATCAGCCCTGTAGTCACAAGGAATTGATTCTGCCAACACCTTGAATGTGCATGGAAGTAGATTcatccccagagcctccagaaaggaatacAGCTgggccaacaccttgattttgtttttgtgaaaCTCTAAGCAGAAGACTCACTTGAGCCTTGCTGTACACAGAATCTGACCTCCAAAAGTGTAATATTATCAATTTGTGTTGTTTCAAAATGCTAAATTTGTGGTAAATTGTTACAGCAGTGATAGAAAACTAATTCAAAGTCCTTATTCTACTAAGAATTTTTGAGTTTGGGGTAggaagggatgggggagaggCCAAGAGATAAAAAGCTGTTTCTGACCTGTCTCAACACTCATGGTTTGTATGAGGCTATcttgaaaagtttaaaagaagTAATAGAGGTACAGTGGGTTCTTCTAGTGGGTTTCTAGAGGAGATTCTGTTCTTATCTGCATCAGTCCTGCAAGGTTATTATTTATTCCATGAGCCTGGCCATGAAAGCAGCATTTCTTAGCACAGTTATAAATAGATACTGTAACAATGACTTTAGCAAAGCAAGCATCAGATAGCCTGCACCATGGAGGTGGGAGTTAGGAGTCCCTGGAGACTCAGAAGTTTTCCAGAGGAGAACTCTAGGGCCAAGTACTGGCTTCTGGGCCTAGATGTCCAAATagagaacagaaagaggaaaGGCAAGAGGTCTGGGATCAAAAAGCCTGGCTGGAGGTTTGAGGATCACTTTTAGGCTGTGACTGTGTGACATTCACTTCTCCTGGCTTCCTATCTTAAAATGAAGATGAGAAGACCCACGTTGAGGAACCGTTGTTgattagctgctaagtcgtgtccaactcttttgtgaccacatggactggagcccgccaggctcctgtgtccttgggatttcccaagcaagaatactggaatgggctgccatttcctcctccagggaatcttcctgactcagggattgaacctgtatctcccgcatctccttcattagcaggtggattcttttccactgagcacTGTAGCCCCAATTAAATAACATGATACACGTAGAAGCTTTTTGTCAGCTATACAGCATCGCATAGGTCACCTTGGGATTTGTGACAACTGTGATACACAGAACTCAAGTCAATAGACATCAGTTGAGTTCTTCTTCATATAAAAATGTCTTGGAGAATACAAAGGAGACCGTGCTGTGACTCCTGTTGATGGCAGATGTGGCTGCTGACATGGGACCCCCCCGCCCAACAATCTTAGCTCCAGTATCCTGGAGGATTGCTGCCTTTCATGGATTCAGTGTAGGGCAGGGGCAGGAAGTGACAAGCTGCCTCCTTATCTCTTTTCTACTTCCACCCAAAATGGTTTTCTTATGAGggctgggagaaggtgaggtAGACCTACACTGAGAGATTTGTGGCATTGTGATTTCTGAGTGATTTTTGAGGTAAAAACTTTCTCCAGGAGCATGGTTTCAGGTGCTGtgaatgtgtgcgtgtgtatacgTATCTAGTGGTGAGACTGGGAAGGGGCATCCATACATATATGGAAACACTGAAATTAATTGATGTGAGATTGGGACTAGAAAGAGGGATCTCTTCTGTTGAAGGTCAGGTTTCTGCTGACTGGGGAATCTCAAGTGCCAGTGGACTGCAGATAGGATCTGGATGTGATGCACCTGTGTGCTGTCCTACCTTGgcctctgattctgggagggctGGAATAGTCAGATTCTGTAAGTGGTTAGGTTCACAGGCTTGACTTTTATAACAACAGCAATGGCATATGTCTGGTTTATGCAGGTAAATAGAAGTGTTTTTAAAAGCTGAGGTGCCTGAAAATGATTATGGGAGTATCTGGAAATCATTCAGAGAAATTTACAGAAGCCTGCCAGCTTCCAGGcagcaaatataaataaaagggaaaaaaataaaacatttggtgGACATCCCATCCCTAGGATGTCTTAATAGgggaatttattatcttacaaaataaaaagtcctgAGCAAGAGTGGTTTTGTGGCATATCAACTGTGTCTTGACATCTCATCCAGAACCCAGGTTCCTTCCATCTTTTTGCTCTGCCATCTCTAGAAGGTTGTTATTCCTCAGACTTGTTTCTTCCTGATCGGGTGGCTTTAGCAGTCCCAACCACTTTATTCTTAACAACAAGGGAGGATAAGCTACTTTCTgtcatgtgtttatttctttttagattaaaaaattgaaa from Bos mutus isolate GX-2022 chromosome X, NWIPB_WYAK_1.1, whole genome shotgun sequence encodes:
- the LOC102265486 gene encoding glutaredoxin-1, whose amino-acid sequence is MAQAFVNSKIQPGKVVVFIKPTCPYCRKTQELLSQLPFKQGLLEFVGITAAGNTSEIQDYLQQLTGARTVPQVFIGQECIGGCTDLVNMHERGEVLTRLKQIGALQ